A part of Halobacillus shinanisalinarum genomic DNA contains:
- a CDS encoding helix-turn-helix domain-containing protein, which produces MSYEIYRVNEKKSKKNPFTLLYITHSEYDKGWHSTKHSHHFTELFYIVKGKGSFLLPSNEILVKENDLVVINPNVEHTEKSNPRDSLEYMALGIEGLAFSLADETESQMGLFTYQVDRNDILFYLNKLLEEVKYTEEEYEVICQSIISILLVKLRRGKDFVIEKTEPKNINKSVAFIKYYIHQNYREPLTLDDLAEAGHINKYYLSHTFKEDIGISPIEYLNQVRIRESKILLETTDYPIVHIANIIGFSSQSFFTQVFKRSTQKTPSAYRKANSS; this is translated from the coding sequence ATGTCCTATGAAATCTATCGTGTTAACGAAAAAAAAAGCAAGAAAAATCCCTTCACCCTATTGTATATCACCCATTCTGAGTACGATAAAGGCTGGCACAGCACAAAGCACTCCCACCATTTCACAGAACTCTTCTATATCGTAAAGGGAAAGGGCTCTTTCCTTTTACCCAGTAATGAAATCCTGGTCAAAGAAAATGATCTTGTCGTCATCAATCCCAACGTCGAACATACAGAAAAGTCCAATCCAAGAGATTCACTTGAATATATGGCTCTCGGCATTGAAGGACTAGCCTTTTCTCTTGCTGATGAAACGGAGTCTCAAATGGGGTTGTTTACGTATCAAGTTGATCGAAATGATATTCTGTTTTATTTGAATAAACTGCTCGAGGAGGTCAAATACACCGAAGAAGAATATGAAGTCATTTGTCAGAGCATTATTTCAATTCTGCTCGTAAAACTTCGAAGAGGGAAAGACTTTGTTATTGAAAAGACCGAACCTAAAAATATCAATAAATCGGTCGCTTTCATCAAATATTACATTCATCAAAATTACCGTGAACCGTTGACCCTGGATGACCTTGCTGAAGCCGGCCACATCAATAAATATTACCTGTCCCACACGTTTAAGGAGGACATTGGAATCTCACCGATCGAATACTTGAATCAAGTCCGTATTCGAGAGTCCAAAATCCTGCTAGAGACAACCGATTATCCAATTGTACACATCGCAAATATTATTGGATTCTCATCTCAATCTTTTTTTACACAGGTATTCAAGCGATCAACCCAGAAGACTCCTTCAGCCTACCGTAAAGCAAATTCATCTTAG
- the gnpA gene encoding 1,3-beta-galactosyl-N-acetylhexosamine phosphorylase, producing the protein MQQNKGRVTLPSQQNFLEETKELMERWGADALRDSDGTKLDEEIKQLNAKVYTTYFVARSHNEFAEKHLEEMQQLYLMSKFNTATGNELTIAFLDGYFEEQVEADYIHDVKKWWEVIDRTTGEVVDPVKWQVDKVQNVLIITDAIPWHEYTVSFLAYMKWDPTQMYNHITNDWGDKPHEIPFDVRQPHSNQFVKNYLQKWLKGNPDTDVVRFTTFFYHFTLIFNNLGEEKFVDWFGYGASVSVAALEAFAEEKGYRLRPEDIVDQGYYNSTFRTPTKAYLDYMDFIQKFTVSEIKSLVEEVHGHDKEAMMFLGDNWIGAEPYGKYFKDTGIDAVVGSVGDGTTLRMIADIPHVKYTEGRFLPYFFPDTFYDGNDPVLEAKENWLTARRALMRKPLDRIGYGGYLSLAYKFPSFVDYVGKITNEFRSIYELIHEVKPYSGLKVAVLNAWGRLRTWQTHMVAHGKYYKQTYSYQGVLEALSGSATDVTFLSFDDVIKSGIPDDVDVLINAGDASTAFSGGECWLDETLTSTIREWVYNGGGFIGIGEPTAFHHQGRFFQLADVLGVDKELGFSLSTNKHFTETVDAHFISENITSYDFGESTDNVYALREDAEVIEYSNGSIHLSSSSYGKGRGVYMAGLPYSHENTDLLMRSLYYAANKEKQFNVWHASNPYCEVHAYPDIKKYTVVNNSAEKQVTHVYLGTGISYEVALEPCEMKWEDYANEG; encoded by the coding sequence ATGCAACAAAACAAGGGAAGAGTGACGCTGCCAAGTCAGCAGAACTTTTTAGAAGAAACGAAAGAATTAATGGAGCGTTGGGGAGCCGATGCGCTAAGGGACAGCGACGGTACGAAACTCGATGAAGAAATTAAGCAGCTCAATGCCAAGGTTTATACGACTTATTTCGTAGCCCGCAGCCACAATGAATTTGCCGAGAAGCATCTAGAGGAAATGCAACAGCTTTACTTGATGTCAAAATTTAATACAGCTACAGGCAATGAATTAACCATTGCTTTTCTGGATGGCTATTTTGAAGAACAAGTAGAAGCTGATTACATCCACGATGTGAAAAAGTGGTGGGAAGTCATCGACCGTACAACTGGAGAGGTCGTTGATCCTGTAAAGTGGCAAGTCGACAAGGTGCAGAATGTTCTCATTATCACAGATGCAATACCATGGCACGAGTACACCGTTTCCTTTTTAGCGTATATGAAATGGGATCCGACTCAAATGTACAACCATATTACAAATGACTGGGGAGACAAGCCACACGAAATTCCGTTCGATGTGAGGCAGCCTCATTCAAACCAATTTGTTAAGAATTACTTACAAAAATGGTTAAAAGGAAATCCTGATACGGATGTTGTTCGTTTCACGACCTTCTTCTACCATTTTACATTGATTTTCAACAACTTGGGAGAAGAGAAATTCGTGGATTGGTTTGGGTACGGTGCAAGTGTATCAGTTGCTGCACTTGAGGCATTCGCTGAAGAAAAGGGATACCGTCTCCGTCCAGAAGATATTGTCGACCAGGGCTATTACAATTCAACATTTCGAACGCCTACTAAAGCTTATTTAGATTATATGGACTTTATTCAAAAATTCACCGTGTCAGAAATCAAGTCATTGGTCGAAGAGGTCCATGGTCACGATAAGGAAGCGATGATGTTCCTCGGAGACAATTGGATCGGTGCAGAGCCTTACGGGAAATATTTTAAGGATACGGGGATCGATGCCGTTGTCGGAAGTGTCGGGGATGGAACGACGTTACGGATGATTGCAGACATTCCGCATGTGAAATATACCGAGGGCAGATTCCTACCATATTTTTTCCCCGATACTTTCTATGATGGGAATGATCCTGTCTTAGAGGCGAAAGAGAATTGGTTGACTGCCAGACGTGCACTGATGCGTAAGCCGCTGGATCGAATAGGTTATGGAGGATACTTGAGTCTTGCTTACAAATTCCCTTCATTTGTTGATTATGTGGGTAAAATCACCAATGAATTCCGTAGCATTTACGAATTGATCCATGAGGTTAAGCCTTATTCTGGCTTAAAGGTCGCTGTTTTGAATGCATGGGGCCGGTTGAGAACATGGCAGACGCATATGGTTGCTCACGGGAAATATTATAAACAGACGTATTCTTATCAAGGTGTGCTTGAAGCATTGAGCGGTTCAGCTACAGACGTTACCTTTTTAAGCTTCGATGATGTCATAAAGAGTGGGATTCCAGATGATGTCGATGTTCTTATCAATGCAGGTGATGCTAGCACGGCTTTTTCTGGAGGAGAATGCTGGCTGGACGAAACATTGACATCGACCATCCGCGAGTGGGTGTATAACGGTGGGGGCTTCATTGGAATAGGTGAACCGACAGCGTTTCATCATCAGGGTCGCTTCTTCCAACTGGCTGATGTTCTTGGTGTTGATAAAGAACTAGGCTTCAGTCTGTCAACTAATAAACACTTTACTGAAACGGTTGATGCGCATTTCATCAGTGAGAATATAACTTCGTACGATTTTGGTGAAAGTACGGACAATGTTTATGCATTGAGAGAAGATGCTGAAGTCATCGAATATTCAAACGGATCGATCCATTTATCGAGTTCTTCTTACGGGAAAGGGCGCGGCGTCTACATGGCGGGTCTTCCATACAGTCATGAGAACACTGACCTTCTGATGAGGTCCCTTTACTATGCCGCGAATAAAGAAAAACAATTTAACGTGTGGCATGCTTCCAATCCATACTGTGAGGTTCATGCATACCCGGACATCAAGAAATATACAGTTGTCAACAACTCTGCAGAAAAGCAGGTGACCCATGTTTATCTCGGGACCGGTATCAGCTATGAGGTAGCGTTAGAGCCTTGTGAAATGAAATGGGAGGATTACGCAAATGAAGGATAA
- a CDS encoding carbohydrate ABC transporter permease: MYLSKTKARNIFIGVCITPAILLFVIFMVIPTIDVFRMSLYSWGGFSNQKQFVGFDNFKFLWNDMDFIQSFQNSILLIVIVALVTLVVAVFFAAILTKERIIGGNFFRVIFYIPNILSIVVIAGIFSAVYAPSNGLLNSVFAVLNLDFWQQKWLGNQQIVIYSVAGALVWQAIGYYMVMYMSSMASIPASYYEAASLEGASPFRQFFDITLPLIWNNIRTTLTFYIISTVNLSFLLVTAMTGGGPDGSTEVFLSYMYEQAYGNSTYGYGMAIGVVVFLFSFALAAIISHITKRDVLEY, encoded by the coding sequence ATGTATTTGAGTAAAACCAAGGCAAGAAACATATTCATCGGTGTATGTATCACACCTGCAATTCTTTTATTTGTGATTTTTATGGTCATTCCTACTATTGATGTTTTCCGAATGTCCTTATACAGCTGGGGAGGCTTTTCCAACCAGAAACAGTTCGTTGGATTTGATAATTTTAAATTTTTATGGAATGACATGGACTTTATCCAATCTTTCCAGAATTCTATTTTATTGATTGTGATTGTAGCCCTTGTCACGTTGGTTGTCGCTGTGTTTTTCGCAGCGATTTTGACAAAAGAAAGAATAATAGGAGGAAACTTCTTTCGAGTTATCTTCTATATTCCGAATATTCTATCTATTGTTGTCATTGCAGGTATTTTCTCTGCTGTGTACGCGCCGTCAAACGGTCTGCTGAACAGTGTTTTCGCTGTGTTAAACTTAGATTTTTGGCAGCAAAAGTGGCTGGGGAATCAACAGATCGTTATCTACAGCGTGGCAGGTGCTCTTGTTTGGCAAGCAATCGGTTATTACATGGTTATGTACATGTCGAGCATGGCCAGTATCCCGGCTAGTTATTATGAGGCTGCATCACTGGAAGGAGCCAGTCCGTTTCGACAGTTTTTTGATATTACACTTCCATTGATATGGAACAATATCCGTACCACATTAACATTCTATATAATCAGTACGGTTAATTTGAGCTTTTTGCTCGTCACGGCGATGACTGGAGGAGGACCGGACGGATCAACAGAAGTCTTTCTGTCCTATATGTATGAACAGGCTTACGGTAATTCCACGTATGGCTATGGGATGGCGATCGGAGTAGTTGTGTTTTTATTTTCGTTCGCTCTCGCAGCGATTATCAGTCATATTACCAAACGTGATGTGTTGGAATATTAA
- a CDS encoding ROK family protein codes for MKYAIGIDIGGTKVEAGIVSEEGFLIQKEKVKSDPSDEEKMFSQVIRCIEQLMNHCSIPQTEISGVGVGIPGKVDREEGTAIFQNNLPWKDFPLVDRLRQVLSFEHITIDNDVYMAAFAEWREAGARDEELFVYMTISTGISCSIIKGGEFIRGAGFAGEVGLIPVLGTDQRQMVRLEQTASGPALQTQACQIYADEHLMTKDLFKKYNRGETKAEHLVHGMISSTAQALYMINSLLDPHKIVLGGVLPSITLFC; via the coding sequence ATGAAATATGCGATAGGAATTGATATCGGAGGGACAAAAGTAGAAGCTGGTATTGTAAGTGAGGAAGGTTTCTTGATACAAAAGGAAAAAGTGAAAAGCGATCCATCTGATGAAGAAAAGATGTTCAGTCAAGTCATCAGATGCATTGAACAATTGATGAATCACTGTAGTATTCCGCAAACGGAAATCTCAGGGGTCGGTGTCGGTATCCCGGGAAAGGTTGATCGTGAAGAGGGGACCGCTATTTTTCAGAATAACCTGCCGTGGAAGGATTTCCCGTTGGTTGACCGATTGCGACAGGTTCTTAGCTTCGAACATATTACGATTGATAACGATGTTTATATGGCCGCATTTGCCGAATGGAGGGAAGCTGGTGCACGAGATGAGGAACTTTTTGTCTATATGACGATAAGTACGGGGATCTCTTGTTCCATAATCAAAGGCGGCGAGTTCATCAGAGGTGCAGGATTTGCGGGAGAAGTCGGTCTTATACCTGTGCTAGGTACAGATCAACGGCAAATGGTGAGACTGGAGCAGACAGCATCGGGACCAGCCTTGCAAACTCAGGCATGTCAAATATATGCAGACGAACATCTGATGACGAAGGATTTGTTTAAGAAATACAATCGTGGAGAAACAAAGGCTGAGCACCTGGTGCATGGCATGATCTCATCTACTGCCCAAGCACTGTATATGATCAACAGTCTTCTTGATCCTCACAAAATTGTACTGGGGGGAGTGTTGCCGTCTATAACCCTATTCTGTTGA
- a CDS encoding carbohydrate ABC transporter substrate-binding protein has translation MNIKKLLFVLAMLSIVIALGACSDTEDANTSEADDGEKVLKVAALESAYGKEMWHQIAESYEALNDGVKVELTIEKNLEQVIRPKMQAGEFPDVLLLATNRPEAMTETMIKANGLEKINDVFEMTIPGEDQTVNEKLLEGFTDTLATNPYADGDTYLAPMFYSPTGLFNNAGLFKGKGWEVPTTWDEMWKLGEKAKEEGIALFTYPTTGYFDTFVGSLMYAVGGSDFFNAAMQYEDGIWETKEAEKVLKTIEKLAEYTHPNTVANANPKDFTKNQQLILNNEALFMPNGTWVVGEMKEAPRADNFEWGITAIPAFEEGGDRYAFTFFEQMWIPAKAENKETAKDFIAYMYSDEAAQIFLDSGAVQPIKGLTDKLEGQKQTFYSIYEDESVLPAMGTFASTKPVPGANISDVLYGQIDSVMSGELTYKDWQASIEEVSDRLRSAMK, from the coding sequence ATGAATATAAAAAAGCTTTTATTCGTTTTGGCAATGTTGTCCATCGTCATTGCTTTAGGGGCATGTTCGGACACTGAAGATGCTAACACTTCAGAGGCAGATGACGGGGAAAAAGTTCTTAAGGTAGCAGCATTGGAATCGGCTTATGGAAAAGAGATGTGGCATCAAATAGCCGAAAGTTATGAAGCTTTAAACGATGGAGTTAAAGTTGAATTGACAATTGAAAAGAATTTAGAGCAAGTTATCCGGCCGAAAATGCAGGCGGGCGAATTTCCAGATGTACTCTTGCTTGCAACAAACCGACCAGAGGCAATGACAGAAACTATGATCAAAGCAAACGGGTTAGAAAAAATAAATGATGTTTTTGAAATGACTATCCCTGGAGAAGACCAGACAGTCAATGAAAAATTGCTCGAAGGCTTTACAGATACGTTGGCAACAAACCCATATGCAGATGGAGATACTTACTTGGCACCGATGTTCTATAGTCCGACAGGGTTGTTCAATAACGCTGGTCTCTTCAAAGGAAAAGGATGGGAAGTACCAACTACATGGGATGAAATGTGGAAGCTTGGTGAAAAAGCCAAAGAAGAAGGTATTGCCCTTTTCACTTATCCAACGACCGGCTATTTCGATACATTTGTCGGCTCTTTGATGTATGCAGTAGGAGGTTCAGATTTCTTTAATGCTGCCATGCAATATGAAGACGGAATCTGGGAAACAAAAGAAGCGGAAAAAGTATTGAAGACAATTGAAAAACTGGCTGAATATACACATCCGAATACGGTAGCGAATGCGAATCCGAAAGATTTCACGAAAAACCAACAATTGATCTTGAATAACGAGGCGTTGTTCATGCCAAACGGAACATGGGTCGTCGGTGAAATGAAAGAAGCACCGAGGGCGGACAACTTTGAGTGGGGCATCACAGCGATTCCGGCTTTCGAAGAGGGCGGAGACCGCTATGCATTTACGTTTTTTGAGCAAATGTGGATCCCGGCTAAAGCGGAGAATAAAGAGACGGCAAAAGATTTTATTGCTTACATGTATTCTGATGAGGCAGCACAAATATTCTTGGATTCTGGTGCCGTCCAGCCAATTAAAGGATTGACGGATAAGCTGGAAGGCCAAAAACAAACCTTCTATAGCATTTATGAAGATGAATCTGTCCTCCCGGCTATGGGAACATTCGCTTCTACAAAACCAGTGCCTGGAGCAAACATAAGCGATGTTCTATATGGTCAGATCGACAGTGTGATGAGTGGTGAACTGACTTATAAGGATTGGCAGGCAAGTATTGAGGAAGTTAGTGACAGGCTTAGATCAGCAATGAAATAA
- a CDS encoding DUF6903 family protein, whose product MKDKLIPILKVVFFIFCLLLIINGQRTVGRWELLTQLIGLSGLLFLLWNYNRKFT is encoded by the coding sequence ATGAAGGATAAACTCATTCCAATCTTAAAGGTGGTCTTCTTTATCTTCTGTTTATTGTTGATTATCAATGGACAAAGGACGGTAGGAAGATGGGAGCTTCTTACCCAATTGATCGGACTGAGCGGCCTATTATTCCTGCTTTGGAATTATAATAGAAAGTTTACGTGA
- a CDS encoding carbohydrate ABC transporter permease has protein sequence MKKSKGLKTESFYKIFIYVALIALATSIIIPVVWILFASIKENSEFYGNPWAIPDGFHYQNFVEAFVEARMGDYLFNSIIVTGLAIVFLLVIALPASYVLSRFRFFGSKFLNSFVKAGLFINVSYIAVPIFLMLLDWDSLMQTMFDGGSFLNNRVMLALIYASTALPFTIFLLSSYFETLPSDFEEAASIDGAGYFKTMFSVMLPMAKPSIIIVILFNFLLFWNEYILALTLMPGENKTLPVGLLNLMAAERAAANYGPMYAGMVIVMLPTLILYIIVQKRLTQGMTVGGLKG, from the coding sequence ATGAAAAAATCAAAAGGTCTGAAGACGGAATCTTTTTATAAGATATTTATTTATGTAGCACTAATTGCCCTTGCTACTTCCATCATAATCCCGGTGGTCTGGATTTTGTTTGCATCGATCAAGGAAAATTCAGAGTTTTACGGGAATCCATGGGCGATCCCGGATGGATTTCATTATCAAAACTTCGTCGAAGCTTTCGTAGAGGCGAGAATGGGCGATTACTTGTTTAATTCTATTATCGTCACAGGGCTTGCCATAGTGTTTTTGTTAGTGATTGCACTGCCTGCTTCCTACGTTCTGTCTCGCTTCAGGTTCTTTGGCAGTAAATTTCTAAATTCATTTGTGAAGGCAGGACTGTTCATTAATGTGAGTTACATTGCAGTTCCTATTTTTTTGATGCTTCTCGACTGGGATTCACTTATGCAGACAATGTTTGATGGCGGCTCTTTTTTAAATAATCGGGTGATGCTTGCGCTCATCTATGCATCGACCGCATTGCCGTTTACCATATTTCTTTTATCCAGCTATTTTGAAACCTTGCCGTCTGATTTTGAAGAAGCAGCAAGTATTGATGGGGCAGGTTACTTTAAGACAATGTTCTCAGTGATGCTCCCGATGGCTAAGCCGAGTATCATCATTGTTATTCTTTTCAACTTTTTGTTGTTCTGGAATGAATATATCCTGGCGCTAACGTTGATGCCAGGAGAAAACAAGACATTACCGGTAGGATTATTGAATTTGATGGCAGCCGAACGAGCCGCCGCCAATTATGGACCGATGTATGCAGGCATGGTTATCGTCATGCTTCCTACTTTAATTTTATATATCATTGTTCAAAAGCGTTTAACTCAGGGGATGACAGTTGGTGGACTGAAAGGATAG